The proteins below are encoded in one region of Pseudomonas entomophila L48:
- a CDS encoding Fic family protein, translating into MDAFWIWQQPDWPAFDWDNHQLSTLLRECVQAQGRLLGKAGAVAEVNANREVLDTLLQNIVTSCAIEGEQLNVESVRSSLARRLGIDEPGPTSARSEGLADLMLDATQGYNRALGQQRLFTWHRWLFPETGALLTPVLPVGELRGATPMQVVSGRMDKPRVHFEAPPRMGLEQQLQQFLDWFEASRNDPQIDPLLRAGVAHFWFVTLHPFADGNGRLTRAITDLALAQGEQQAIRFYAMSQSILEDRSGYYAVLESSQRSGLDITDWLRWFLATLLRSLQQALTRIDRVLAKARFWQSHRGDGLQAEQIKVLNRLLDGGPSGFEEGISASQYQAVAKVSKATATRHLADLLAKGCLVRLPGGGRSTRYQVDTQAV; encoded by the coding sequence ATGGACGCCTTCTGGATCTGGCAGCAACCTGACTGGCCTGCTTTTGACTGGGACAATCACCAGCTCTCCACTCTCTTGCGGGAGTGCGTGCAGGCGCAGGGGCGATTGCTGGGCAAGGCCGGCGCCGTGGCCGAGGTCAACGCAAACCGCGAGGTCCTCGACACGCTGCTGCAGAATATTGTCACGTCCTGCGCCATCGAAGGCGAACAACTCAACGTCGAATCAGTGCGCTCCTCATTGGCTCGCCGTCTGGGTATCGACGAGCCAGGGCCAACCAGCGCACGCAGTGAGGGCCTGGCCGACCTGATGCTGGATGCAACGCAGGGTTACAACCGTGCGCTTGGGCAACAACGCCTGTTCACATGGCACCGCTGGTTGTTTCCGGAAACAGGCGCGCTGTTGACACCCGTGCTGCCGGTTGGCGAATTGCGGGGCGCGACACCGATGCAAGTGGTCTCCGGACGCATGGACAAACCCAGGGTGCACTTCGAGGCGCCACCACGCATGGGGCTGGAACAGCAACTGCAGCAATTTCTCGACTGGTTCGAGGCCAGCCGCAATGACCCGCAAATCGACCCACTGCTGCGCGCGGGGGTCGCCCATTTCTGGTTCGTCACCCTGCACCCGTTCGCTGATGGCAACGGCCGCCTGACACGTGCAATCACCGACCTGGCCTTGGCACAGGGTGAGCAACAAGCCATCCGTTTCTACGCAATGTCCCAAAGTATCCTGGAGGATCGCTCAGGCTACTATGCCGTGCTGGAGAGCAGCCAGCGAAGCGGCCTGGACATCACTGACTGGCTTCGGTGGTTCCTCGCCACATTGCTGCGCAGTCTGCAGCAGGCCCTGACGCGCATCGACCGGGTACTGGCAAAGGCGCGCTTCTGGCAGAGCCACCGTGGCGATGGCTTGCAGGCAGAACAGATCAAGGTGCTCAATCGTCTGCTCGACGGCGGCCCCAGTGGCTTCGAAGAGGGCATCAGCGCCAGCCAGTACCAGGCTGTGGCCAAGGTATCCAAAGCCACAGCCACTCGACATCTGGCCGACCTGCTGGCCAAGGGATGCCTGGTTCGCTTGCCTGGTGGCGGGCGCAGTACCCGCTACCAGGTTGACACTCAAGCGGTTTGA
- a CDS encoding membrane protein, with protein MNKLPQITLAFWVMKICATTLGETAGDLLSMTLDIGYAMSSLLLISVFLVTLVTQLYSRRYHPMLYWLVILSTSTAGTTMSDFMDRTLGLGYATGSAVLIGILLATFALWRLSGNPLDVTRIKNRGGELFYWVAILFSNTLGTALGDYLADDSGLGFAGGALLIGSAITVVAAARYWTKISGVVLFWIAFVLTRPFGATLGDVLTKSHEKGGLDFGTVGSSLVLGGVLLVLVLMATHFQRREPQRVAELS; from the coding sequence ATGAACAAACTCCCGCAAATCACCTTGGCCTTCTGGGTCATGAAGATCTGCGCTACCACCCTTGGCGAGACGGCGGGCGACCTGCTGTCGATGACACTCGATATCGGCTATGCCATGAGCTCGCTGCTGCTGATCAGCGTGTTCCTGGTCACCCTGGTCACCCAGCTCTACTCGCGTCGCTACCACCCCATGCTGTACTGGCTGGTGATTCTCTCCACCAGCACCGCCGGCACCACCATGTCCGACTTCATGGACCGCACCTTGGGCCTGGGTTACGCCACCGGCTCCGCAGTATTGATCGGCATCCTGCTGGCGACCTTCGCCCTCTGGCGCCTGAGCGGCAATCCGCTGGATGTCACTCGCATCAAGAACCGTGGTGGCGAGCTGTTCTACTGGGTGGCGATCCTGTTCTCCAACACCCTGGGCACCGCACTGGGTGACTACCTGGCCGACGACTCCGGGCTGGGCTTTGCCGGTGGCGCGCTGCTGATCGGCTCGGCAATCACCGTGGTGGCCGCGGCCCGCTACTGGACGAAGATTTCTGGCGTGGTGTTGTTCTGGATCGCCTTCGTACTGACCCGCCCGTTCGGCGCAACCTTGGGCGATGTGTTGACCAAGTCGCACGAGAAGGGTGGGCTGGACTTCGGCACGGTCGGCTCTTCGCTGGTGCTGGGTGGCGTGTTGCTGGTACTGGTGCTGATGGCCACGCATTTCCAGCGTCGCGAGCCACAGCGAGTAGCCGAGCTTTCCTAA
- a CDS encoding flavin reductase family protein, whose translation MYYYEPAKGHGLPHDPFNAIVGPRPIGWISSHDREGRLNLAPYSFFNAFNYIPPIIGFCSVGRKDSLNNIEQTGEFVWNLATRPLAEQMNQSCAAVAADIDEFVLSGLTPAASNVVKVPRVGESPVSFECKVSQIVQLKRVDQEVVPSWLILGEVVAVHIAEHLLKDGIYDTAAAEPILRGGGPADYFALGELFKMARPQA comes from the coding sequence ATGTACTACTACGAACCCGCCAAAGGCCACGGCCTGCCCCACGATCCGTTCAATGCCATCGTCGGCCCCCGGCCCATCGGCTGGATCTCCAGCCACGACCGCGAAGGCCGCCTGAACCTGGCACCCTACAGCTTCTTCAATGCCTTCAACTACATTCCGCCGATCATCGGTTTCTGCAGCGTCGGGCGCAAAGACAGCCTGAACAACATCGAGCAGACCGGCGAGTTCGTCTGGAACCTGGCCACCCGCCCGCTGGCCGAGCAGATGAACCAAAGCTGCGCTGCGGTGGCGGCGGATATCGATGAGTTCGTGTTGAGTGGCCTGACGCCAGCTGCGTCGAACGTGGTCAAGGTGCCGCGCGTGGGCGAAAGCCCGGTGAGCTTCGAATGCAAGGTCAGCCAGATCGTGCAACTCAAACGTGTCGACCAGGAAGTCGTGCCCAGCTGGCTGATCCTGGGCGAAGTGGTGGCCGTACATATTGCCGAGCACCTGCTCAAGGACGGCATCTACGATACCGCCGCCGCCGAGCCGATCCTGCGTGGCGGCGGCCCAGCGGACTACTTCGCGCTGGGTGAGCTGTTCAAGATGGCCCGCCCGCAGGCCTGA
- a CDS encoding putative quinol monooxygenase has translation MTQQQPVTHLAFIRASNGRSAELGVRLRDLLEPSLRAPGCLSFSVQRSQVDADLWLLSGSWSDERAMSGYFASPTLDVFGELVQERVVSSLDLHTFA, from the coding sequence ATGACCCAACAACAACCGGTTACACACCTGGCTTTCATCCGCGCCAGCAACGGTCGTTCGGCGGAGCTCGGCGTGCGCCTGCGCGATTTGCTGGAGCCTTCGTTGCGGGCGCCGGGCTGCCTGAGTTTCAGTGTGCAGCGCTCGCAGGTCGATGCCGACCTGTGGCTGCTCAGTGGCAGCTGGAGCGATGAGCGGGCGATGAGTGGTTATTTCGCATCGCCCACGCTGGACGTATTTGGCGAGCTGGTGCAGGAACGGGTGGTCAGCAGTCTGGACTTGCACACGTTTGCCTGA
- a CDS encoding AraC family transcriptional regulator, translated as MTTSPPLDPILEQQRQELAGLIQRHAKGPHDPASAIDDLYLTRYEEDVRGMPALAQPALCILAQGSKTLFLGDERYTYDPLHYMVVSVTLPITGAILQASPEHPCLGLRLDIDPAQISQLIAESGPMLVPNQSAGRGLFVEKSDPQLLDTLLRLLRLLDTPRDIAVLAPLVRRELMYRVLRGPQGWRLYEIALSNSQTHRVCQAIAWLNRHYQEPLRIEDLAREVNLSTSTLHHRFKAVTSMSPLQYQKQLRLQEARRLMLNDGLEAAVAGYRVGYESPSQFSREYSRLYGAPPIRDVARLRASAG; from the coding sequence ATGACCACTTCCCCGCCCCTGGACCCGATCCTGGAACAGCAACGCCAGGAGCTGGCCGGGCTGATCCAGCGCCACGCCAAAGGCCCCCACGACCCCGCCTCGGCGATCGATGACCTGTACCTGACCCGCTATGAAGAGGATGTGCGTGGGATGCCGGCCCTGGCACAACCGGCCTTGTGCATCCTGGCCCAGGGCAGCAAAACCCTGTTCCTCGGCGATGAACGCTACACCTACGACCCCCTGCACTACATGGTGGTCTCGGTAACCCTGCCCATCACCGGCGCCATTCTCCAGGCCAGCCCCGAGCACCCCTGCCTCGGGCTGCGCCTGGACATCGACCCTGCGCAGATCAGCCAGCTGATTGCCGAAAGCGGGCCGATGCTGGTCCCCAACCAATCCGCCGGGCGCGGCTTGTTCGTGGAAAAAAGCGATCCGCAGCTGCTCGATACACTGTTGCGCCTATTGCGTCTGCTCGACACGCCAAGAGACATCGCGGTGCTTGCCCCGTTGGTGCGTCGCGAACTGATGTACCGCGTGCTGCGCGGCCCGCAAGGCTGGCGCCTGTATGAAATCGCCCTGTCCAACAGCCAGACGCACCGGGTTTGCCAGGCCATCGCCTGGCTCAACCGGCACTACCAGGAACCGCTGCGCATCGAGGACCTGGCGCGCGAGGTGAACCTCAGCACCTCGACCCTGCATCACCGTTTCAAGGCGGTGACCTCGATGAGCCCGTTGCAGTACCAGAAACAGCTGCGCCTTCAGGAAGCGCGGCGGCTCATGCTCAATGACGGGCTGGAAGCTGCGGTGGCGGGCTATCGAGTGGGCTATGAAAGCCCTTCGCAGTTCAGCCGGGAGTACAGCCGCCTGTACGGCGCGCCACCGATTCGCGATGTGGCGCGCTTGCGCGCCAGCGCAGGTTGA
- a CDS encoding 5-guanidino-2-oxopentanoate decarboxylase: MATCGEVLVKLLEGYGVDHVFGIPGVHTVELYRGLAASSIRHITPRHEQGAGFMADGYARTRGKPGVCFIITGPGMTNITTAMGQAYADSIPMLVISSVQSRDQLGGGRGKLHELPNQSGLVAGVAAFSQTLMSADDLPQVLARAFAVFDGARPRPVHIEIPLDVLVEPADHLLPARPVRTARAGAAPLAVQQMAARLAKARRPLILAGGGALDAGDALLLLAEHLQAPVALTINAKGLLPARHPLQVGSTQTLPATRALVAEADVVLAIGTELAETDYDVTFKGGFEIPGSLLRIDIDPDQTVRNYLPELALVADAEQATEALLVALQLQAQPPREASWGAARAARLRQDNAATWDQPTLSQMRLLTGILEVLPDAILVGDSTQPVYTGNLTLDMARPRRWFNASTGYGTLGYALPAAMGAWLGSSEVPAKRAPSVCLIGDGGLQFTLPELASAVEAQVPLIVLLWNNQGYEEIKKYMVNRAIEPVGVDIHTPDFIGVARALGAEAEHVADVAQLQAALGRAVERKGPTLIQVDQGEWQRAVQG, encoded by the coding sequence ATGGCAACCTGTGGCGAAGTGCTGGTAAAACTCCTCGAAGGCTATGGCGTGGACCATGTCTTCGGCATTCCTGGTGTGCATACCGTGGAACTCTACCGCGGCTTGGCGGCGTCCTCGATCCGCCATATCACCCCACGCCACGAGCAGGGCGCCGGGTTCATGGCCGACGGCTACGCGCGTACCCGTGGCAAGCCGGGGGTGTGCTTCATCATCACCGGCCCGGGCATGACCAACATCACCACCGCCATGGGCCAGGCCTACGCCGACTCGATTCCCATGCTGGTCATTTCCAGCGTGCAGTCCCGCGACCAGCTCGGTGGCGGGCGCGGCAAGCTGCATGAGCTGCCCAACCAGTCCGGCCTGGTGGCTGGCGTGGCGGCCTTCTCGCAGACGCTGATGAGCGCCGACGACCTGCCCCAGGTGCTGGCCCGCGCCTTCGCCGTGTTCGACGGTGCGCGGCCACGCCCGGTGCATATCGAGATTCCACTGGATGTGCTGGTCGAACCAGCCGATCACCTGCTGCCGGCCCGCCCGGTGCGCACCGCCCGAGCCGGTGCGGCGCCGCTGGCCGTGCAGCAGATGGCCGCGCGCCTGGCCAAGGCGCGCCGCCCGCTGATTCTTGCCGGGGGCGGTGCCCTGGATGCAGGCGACGCACTCCTCTTGCTGGCAGAGCATCTTCAGGCGCCGGTGGCCTTGACCATCAACGCCAAAGGCCTGTTGCCGGCCCGGCATCCATTGCAGGTCGGTTCGACCCAGACCTTGCCGGCCACCCGAGCGCTGGTGGCGGAGGCCGATGTGGTGCTGGCCATCGGCACCGAGCTGGCCGAGACCGATTACGACGTGACCTTCAAGGGCGGTTTCGAGATCCCTGGCAGCCTGCTGCGTATCGATATCGACCCTGACCAGACGGTACGCAACTACCTGCCGGAGCTGGCGCTGGTGGCCGATGCCGAGCAAGCGACCGAGGCCCTGCTGGTTGCCCTGCAATTGCAGGCGCAACCACCGCGTGAGGCCAGTTGGGGGGCAGCCCGCGCGGCCCGCCTGCGCCAGGACAATGCCGCCACCTGGGACCAACCGACCCTGAGCCAGATGCGTCTGTTGACCGGCATCCTGGAGGTATTGCCCGACGCCATCCTGGTAGGGGATTCGACCCAGCCGGTGTACACCGGCAACCTGACCCTGGACATGGCCCGGCCGCGTCGCTGGTTCAATGCCTCCACTGGCTACGGCACGCTCGGTTATGCCTTGCCGGCAGCCATGGGGGCGTGGCTGGGCAGCAGCGAGGTGCCTGCCAAGCGAGCACCTTCGGTCTGCCTGATCGGCGATGGCGGCCTGCAGTTCACCCTGCCGGAACTGGCCAGCGCGGTGGAGGCCCAGGTGCCGCTGATCGTGCTGCTGTGGAACAACCAGGGGTACGAGGAAATCAAGAAATACATGGTCAACCGGGCCATCGAGCCGGTCGGCGTGGATATCCATACGCCGGACTTCATCGGGGTGGCGCGGGCCTTGGGGGCAGAGGCGGAGCACGTCGCCGATGTGGCGCAATTGCAGGCGGCGCTGGGTCGGGCGGTGGAGCGCAAGGGGCCGACGTTGATCCAGGTGGACCAGGGGGAGTGGCAGCGGGCGGTGCAGGGCTGA
- a CDS encoding LysR substrate-binding domain-containing protein, with protein MKRLPPLPALHTFLVTAQHCNFTRAAQQLHITQGAVSRQIAGLEAHLGYPLFQRQARGLALTREGQDWLPRVQQVFALIEQGVREVGGRSTTLQLKAPTCVMRWLLPRLMEWQALRPDVPVELTTTVQHGVDFRREGFDAAVVYGAEPNHGLQVHKLFDEQLTPVCAPSLSNAPLQLQDLARHMLLHPSRDEHDWRLWLQAAGATFEPLGPKQHFETLDMAMAMASQGTGIAIGDFSLIGDDLQTGRLCMPFGLKVRTGKGYYLVSPSKTIPTGLVELMEWLQTRASSLAQPL; from the coding sequence ATGAAACGCCTACCGCCCCTCCCCGCCTTGCATACCTTCCTGGTCACCGCGCAGCACTGCAATTTCACCCGTGCCGCGCAGCAGCTGCATATCACCCAGGGCGCGGTCAGCCGGCAGATCGCCGGATTGGAAGCGCATCTGGGCTACCCCCTGTTCCAGCGCCAGGCCCGTGGCCTGGCCTTGACCCGCGAGGGCCAGGACTGGCTGCCCCGGGTACAACAAGTCTTTGCCCTGATAGAGCAAGGCGTACGCGAAGTCGGCGGGCGCAGCACGACGCTGCAGCTCAAGGCGCCCACCTGCGTGATGCGTTGGCTGTTGCCGCGCCTGATGGAGTGGCAGGCCCTGCGTCCGGACGTGCCGGTGGAACTGACCACCACGGTGCAGCATGGCGTGGACTTTCGCCGTGAAGGCTTCGATGCGGCGGTGGTCTATGGCGCCGAGCCCAACCATGGGCTGCAGGTGCACAAGCTGTTCGATGAGCAACTCACGCCGGTCTGCGCGCCGTCGCTGTCGAACGCCCCCTTGCAACTGCAGGACCTGGCGCGGCACATGCTGCTGCATCCGTCACGGGACGAGCATGACTGGCGGCTGTGGTTGCAGGCGGCGGGTGCCACGTTCGAGCCTCTGGGGCCGAAGCAGCATTTCGAGACGCTGGACATGGCGATGGCCATGGCTTCGCAGGGGACGGGGATCGCCATCGGCGATTTCTCGCTGATTGGCGACGACCTGCAAACCGGGCGATTGTGCATGCCGTTCGGGCTGAAGGTGAGGACCGGGAAAGGGTATTACCTGGTGAGCCCGTCGAAGACCATACCCACAGGGTTGGTCGAATTGATGGAATGGCTGCAGACGCGTGCCTCAAGCCTTGCACAACCTCTGTAG
- a CDS encoding NAD(P)-dependent oxidoreductase, giving the protein MSKIAIIGATGRAGSQLLEEARRRGHDVLAIARDPSKLQGREGVTVKALDAKDSAALQAAVSGCDAVLSAAHFSTIEPHAIIEPVKRAGVKRLLVVGGAGSLLLPSGHRVIDSPDFPEAYKAEATAGVRFLETLRKEPSLDWTFLSPSAEFVEGERTGHYKLGKDHLLIGVDGKSWITFADYAIAMLDELEKPAHSRARFTVGY; this is encoded by the coding sequence ATGAGCAAGATCGCAATCATCGGCGCCACCGGGCGCGCAGGCAGTCAGTTGCTGGAAGAGGCGCGGCGTCGCGGCCACGATGTGCTAGCCATCGCCCGGGATCCGTCGAAGCTGCAAGGCCGTGAAGGTGTGACCGTCAAGGCGCTGGATGCCAAGGACAGTGCAGCCCTGCAGGCCGCGGTGAGCGGCTGCGACGCGGTGTTGAGCGCGGCGCACTTTTCCACGATCGAACCCCACGCCATCATCGAACCAGTCAAGCGCGCTGGGGTGAAGCGGCTGCTGGTGGTGGGTGGCGCCGGTAGCCTGCTGCTGCCTTCCGGGCACCGGGTGATCGACAGCCCGGACTTTCCCGAGGCCTACAAGGCCGAGGCCACTGCCGGGGTGCGCTTCCTCGAGACGTTGCGCAAGGAGCCGTCGCTGGACTGGACCTTCCTCTCGCCGTCGGCGGAGTTCGTCGAGGGTGAGCGCACCGGGCATTACAAGCTGGGCAAGGATCACCTGCTGATCGGCGTCGATGGCAAGAGCTGGATCACCTTTGCCGACTATGCGATCGCCATGCTTGATGAGCTGGAAAAGCCGGCGCATTCGCGGGCACGGTTCACCGTCGGCTACTGA
- a CDS encoding MBL fold metallo-hydrolase, which yields MSLFTPLRGLLLGLAALAGQAIAAEPLKLDVYNPGHDALFPVSSVIVSGAHDAILVDAQFGKGQAEQVVERLRKSGKQLTTIYISHGDPDYYFGLDTVVQAFPKARVVASAATVEHIRKTMEGKLAYWGPQMGTDKPAKLVLPQVLDGNRLELEGQALEVVGLDGPQPDRSFVWIPSIKAVVGGVVVSEHIHVWMADTQTAQSHADWLNTLANIEKLAPRTVIPGHYLGDSSRSLEAVRFTAGYIRDFDAEAAKATNADALIAAMKQRYPNLGEDSSLELGAKVAKGEMQW from the coding sequence ATGTCTCTCTTCACCCCCCTGCGTGGCCTGCTTCTTGGGCTTGCTGCCCTGGCGGGCCAGGCGATCGCCGCCGAACCGCTCAAGCTCGACGTGTACAACCCTGGCCACGATGCCCTGTTCCCGGTCTCGTCGGTGATCGTCAGTGGCGCCCATGACGCCATCCTGGTCGACGCCCAGTTCGGCAAGGGCCAGGCCGAACAGGTGGTGGAACGCCTGCGCAAGAGCGGCAAGCAGCTGACCACCATCTACATCAGCCATGGCGATCCGGATTACTACTTCGGCCTGGATACCGTCGTCCAGGCATTCCCCAAGGCCCGGGTGGTCGCTTCGGCCGCCACCGTCGAGCACATTCGCAAGACCATGGAAGGCAAGCTGGCCTACTGGGGCCCGCAGATGGGCACCGACAAGCCGGCGAAGCTGGTACTGCCGCAGGTCCTCGACGGCAATCGCCTGGAGCTGGAAGGCCAGGCACTGGAGGTCGTTGGCCTGGACGGCCCGCAGCCGGACCGTAGTTTCGTCTGGATTCCCTCGATCAAGGCAGTGGTCGGTGGCGTGGTGGTATCGGAGCACATCCACGTGTGGATGGCCGACACCCAGACCGCGCAATCCCACGCCGACTGGCTGAACACCTTGGCCAACATCGAGAAGCTGGCGCCGCGTACCGTCATCCCGGGGCACTACCTGGGTGACAGCAGCCGCTCGCTGGAGGCGGTGCGTTTCACCGCCGGCTACATTCGTGACTTCGATGCCGAAGCGGCCAAGGCAACCAACGCCGACGCGCTGATCGCGGCAATGAAGCAGCGCTACCCGAACCTTGGTGAAGACAGCTCCCTGGAACTGGGTGCCAAGGTCGCCAAGGGCGAGATGCAGTGGTAA
- a CDS encoding LysR family transcriptional regulator codes for MDRLNAMRVFVTVVDLGSQSAAADHLELSRPVVSRYLAELEDWVGARLMQRTTRKLSLTAAGLETLPRCRQLLELAGDLQNAVRQPDDAPRGELRISVSTSFGQAQLVDALAAYVKRYPGVKVELQMLDRTVNLVDERIDLAIRTSNDVDPNLIARRLSVCRSVICASPAYLREHGTPQRVEELSGHNCLTHAYFGHSLWHFEVNGQSVTVPVQGNISANEAMTLQKAALASAGIAMLPTYQAAPALRSGELVRLLPEARPRELNLNAVYTSRKHMPATLRSMLDFLAQRFGDEPEWDRGLDL; via the coding sequence ATGGACCGCCTCAACGCCATGCGCGTATTCGTCACCGTCGTCGACCTCGGCAGCCAGTCAGCGGCGGCGGATCATCTGGAGCTTTCACGGCCGGTGGTGTCGCGCTACCTGGCGGAGCTGGAAGACTGGGTCGGCGCGCGGCTGATGCAGCGCACCACACGCAAGCTCAGCCTGACCGCCGCAGGTCTTGAGACGCTACCACGCTGTCGCCAGTTGCTGGAGCTGGCCGGTGACCTGCAGAACGCCGTGCGACAGCCGGACGATGCCCCGCGGGGCGAGTTGCGTATCAGCGTCAGCACCTCGTTCGGCCAGGCCCAGCTGGTGGACGCCCTCGCCGCCTACGTCAAGCGCTACCCCGGCGTTAAGGTGGAGCTGCAGATGCTCGACCGTACCGTCAACCTGGTGGATGAACGTATCGACCTGGCGATCCGCACCAGCAACGATGTCGACCCCAACCTGATCGCCCGGCGCCTGAGCGTGTGCCGTTCGGTGATATGCGCTTCGCCAGCCTACTTGCGCGAACACGGCACGCCACAGCGGGTCGAGGAACTGAGCGGGCATAACTGCCTGACCCACGCCTACTTCGGCCATAGCCTCTGGCACTTCGAAGTGAATGGGCAGAGTGTCACGGTACCGGTGCAAGGCAACATCAGCGCCAACGAAGCCATGACCCTGCAGAAGGCCGCCCTGGCCAGTGCTGGCATCGCCATGCTGCCGACCTACCAGGCGGCCCCGGCACTGCGCAGTGGCGAGTTGGTGCGCCTGCTGCCCGAGGCTCGGCCACGGGAACTGAACCTCAATGCCGTGTACACCTCGCGCAAGCACATGCCGGCGACGCTGCGCAGCATGCTGGACTTTCTGGCGCAGCGGTTCGGCGATGAACCGGAGTGGGATCGGGGATTGGACTTGTAG
- a CDS encoding isocitrate lyase/PEP mutase family protein — MPKASHHDLRFAFRELLASGSCYHTASVFDPMSARIAADLGFEVGILGGSVASLQVLAAPDFALITLSEFVEQATRIGRVAQLPVLADADHGYGNALNVMRTVIELERAGVAGLTIEDTLLPAQFGRKSTDLISVEEGVGKIRAALEARVDSALAIIARTNAGVLTTEEIIVRTQSYQKAGADGICMVGVKDFDQLEQIAEHLSVPLMLVTYANPNLRDDERLARLGVRVVVDGHAAYFAAIKATYDCLRLQRGLQHKSDSLNATELSHTYTQPEDYIRWAKEYMSVEE; from the coding sequence ATGCCCAAGGCTTCCCACCACGATCTGCGTTTTGCCTTCCGCGAACTGCTCGCGTCAGGTTCGTGCTATCACACCGCATCGGTCTTCGACCCGATGTCCGCGCGCATTGCCGCGGACCTGGGTTTCGAAGTCGGTATCCTCGGCGGCTCGGTCGCCTCGTTGCAGGTGCTGGCCGCGCCTGACTTTGCCCTGATCACCCTCAGCGAGTTCGTCGAGCAGGCCACCCGTATCGGCCGCGTCGCCCAGTTGCCGGTGCTCGCCGACGCCGACCATGGCTATGGTAACGCGCTCAATGTGATGCGCACGGTCATCGAACTGGAGCGTGCTGGCGTTGCCGGGTTGACCATCGAGGATACGCTGTTGCCGGCCCAGTTCGGGCGCAAGTCCACCGACCTGATCTCGGTGGAGGAGGGCGTAGGCAAGATCCGCGCGGCGCTGGAGGCGCGCGTGGACAGCGCGCTGGCGATCATTGCCCGGACCAACGCTGGCGTGCTGACCACCGAGGAAATCATCGTTCGCACCCAGAGCTACCAGAAGGCCGGTGCCGATGGGATCTGCATGGTCGGGGTGAAGGATTTCGATCAGCTGGAGCAGATTGCCGAGCACCTGAGCGTGCCGCTGATGCTGGTAACCTATGCCAACCCGAACCTGCGCGACGACGAGCGTCTGGCGCGTCTGGGCGTGCGTGTCGTGGTCGATGGCCATGCCGCCTACTTCGCCGCGATCAAGGCCACCTACGACTGCCTGCGCCTGCAGCGTGGCCTGCAGCATAAATCCGATAGCCTGAACGCTACCGAACTCTCGCACACCTACACCCAGCCTGAGGACTACATTCGCTGGGCGAAGGAATACATGAGCGTCGAGGAGTGA